CTTGCAGTGTTGTGTTTTAACTTCTACTTTAGACTGGTGTGTTGTGTTAGAAGCTTCCCtaaaaagaatgcaaaacaGGTGAAGAATCCAAAACCTTGTTGCATGGgtgtttaattttatatagGAATCTTTCACCAAGAATCTCACAGTACATGGCAAGTATGAAGCTTCACAACTTCTGTAAAATAGGTAAGTATTTTTCCCATTATGAAAGCAGGTAACTGAGGCAGTTCAACATGGCAAACACATACATACAAAACAGTACTTTGAAATCAGTTTGGATTTTTGAAGGTCTGTGGATATGGATTGAAACTGATATTTGCATTCTCTTTAGGTGTTCCATAGTTTTTTGAGAATTATAAAATTGCTAGATGCTGTGCATATCATACATGCCTTATTGATGGAAAGCATAGATTAGATTTCCTTAGAAGCATcgagtattttatttttctctaatacTTGGCtgctgaaaatgtaatttttttttctgttttttttttaaatttctttgatCTTGTCTTTTTTTACATATGTAATTCCACACAAGCAGACATTTTCTTAGCTCTAATATTTGTTTAATAATCAGTAATTAATCACTTTAACATGTTTTGTAAGTAGTACAATTACATAGATCAATAATGAGCTTGAACCTTGAACCCAAAAGCTTCACTGTTATAGGAAAGTCAGAAATCTTgccaaaaaaaagtaaattattccCACTTGAGAACAGAACTGTTCTGTTTTTGTCAAGTGGTGGCAGAGAATCCCTGTATTAATATTCTGGAAATGTAGGAGCTCTTTCCATATACATTTCACCTGATATGCCCAAACTCAGGGTTTGGGCTGACTAGAAAATTCTGATGTGATGAGCTGCAGCTTATAAACTCTGCTTTGAGGCCATTTGAAGGTTGTGGTGTCAAATGTGATGTAAATTGTGTGTCATTTACCAATTGTGGAAGCCTCTGGAATCTGACTGTAGGTCAGTTTGCTCTGTCCAACTGTGGTGGGAACTAAATCTGCAAATTTTGAAGCTAGAGTGCTTTCTCTCAGATTATTTTGAACAGACACTCTTTGACTGCTTTGACTAAGCAGTGTTCTTCCTAGAAGGAAACTGCTTTActttaataataatgataaatgaaaaaagtcCATCCAAAAAAATACCCCAATCCCCAAAAATTCTAAATCAAAAAACTCAGTTTCCTACATCGCTTGAGTCCAGATTATTAGTGTTTTCCATAGTGATCTTTAATCAGAATTAAATAATAACAAGGGGAGAAAACTTTCTGCTCTACAGTTGAACAGTGCTTAACTTCTCTGGAGCTGAAGTAGTAATATGATGGATGAAAGGCATTTAAAGTAGAAAATACTTGGACtatgaaataacattttaaggATAGCACTATATAAAGCAGCATGAAGGTCATCTTTTTGTACATGAAGCTATATggataattgcatttttttgttgtgaTATGGAAATCAGTGCTTAATCCATGTTGGAAATTCTTGTTACTTTCCattgaaaaaaggaaagcttcAGCTTTTTTCTTGCTTGATACTCACTTTAAGCACACCCTTTCTTGGGTTTAGAATTAATACTGTAATTTAGTTCCTATATGAATATACTTTGATATGTTGACTTTATAAgcctatttttaaataacaagaaTTTGTGATAGGAATTTTTTTGTAGTTCTTGAGGGAGATGAAAGgggtgtccttttttttttgctcaggTGGCTGTATTTGTTTGACTATTACTATCTGtatttcagagttttctttgatttggcttttttttattaactaaGGAAGTTGACAAAAGCTTGGCAAAGTTTACCATGGTGATATTGTGAAATATTGCAGTTGTGTCCTGTATGTTTAAAGTATGAGGGATGTGGCAAACTGGATTTGGCAGGTATTTTCTTGCAATTTTCAGGATTCAGGTTTTAATTTGGACAGTCTGGCTTTCGGTGAAACTTGGTTTAGGCTGATAAATTTTTCAGATGCACTTAATCTtgtgaagatttcttttttctgtcaaCATTTTAGTAAGACTTGCTGCAGTGGCTTTTCTTACTTCCTTACTTTTTCCTACTCCTCTATCAGATTTCACTGTTCCTAGCAAGTTTTAAATATCCCTGCAGTTGGAAATGTAGAAGGAGGTCTGTTTGGATTGCAGCTATTCTAGCTATCAAGACATGGCACTTTAACTTGGAAGTGCCAGTGAGTGTTTACTGGGGTAAGAAGCTGTTGTGAGCTGCATCTCATGAAGAATTTTGTGGCATCTGCCACAAAAGTGGAGACACTCAGTAGGGTAGATATGTAGGTcaggtattttaaattattgcagGACCCTGCTGCATAGTGCATCTTAGCCAGACCTCAGTGCTCACTATGCAACTTAAGTATTATTGCTGCTTTCCCACCCCACCCTCtcaattctttcttctttgattCCCGTAAGTACTCCAGCAGATCAGCTTATGGAGCAGCACTACTCCTAAGGCACCATTCAAATGGTTTGCTCAAAATATATGGCAGTAGTCTTCCCAGATGTCTACTGCATATCTGAAAAGTTTCTTAAGTACTCTAAAAGAATATTGATTCAGAAGCTACTGAGAAATGCCAGTGTTGAagttttaattcctttcctttctgattttttttaattatacttAGAATGCTATGTCAATATTAAAATGGAAGAGCTTTTTTGAGGTATCTTCTGAAAAGCATTTGAAGCCCTTCAGCTTTGTATGAGAACTGTTGTTTTAGCATAAAACCATAGCTTTCTTCTGAGTAAGTGTCTGTTAGTTATTGTAATATAATTGTGTACCAGTTTGCTATGGAAAACAGTGGAAATCTCGGTCAGATCAAATCTATTGGATTTCTAAACTTTTGAAGGACTTGCATAATTGATAACTGCATGATTTTAAACCTGTGAAGTTTTATCTTGTCTGCTAATAGGATGGCATGTACTTACTTTGTTGCTATTCTTTTTGTAGATAACAACAAGAGAAGATATCAATTCAAAACAGGCAACAAATATCAAAACAGACCTGGAGCCTGAAGCATTCCGGCCAAATCTTAGTGATCCAAGTGAATTACTACAGCCAGAACAAATTGAAAAGGTATGGATGCAGATACATCATTTTTTACTCCTGCACATTATTGTATCTATGCTATGACTGTGATGTAAAAGACACCAGTAAGAAGACCTTGTGTGAtattaaatagaagaaaataaactctatATTAGAAAAGATGGCTAAGACCACCGAGTCCaacctcagcactgccaagtccaccactaagcCCTttccctaagtgccacatccttTGCCTCCATTAAGTATTTCCACAGAGATGGTAGCTCAGACACTTCCCTGGGTAccctgttccaatgcttgacagcTCTGACACTGAACAAGTTTTTCCCAAGATCCGGTCCAGACCTCCAAAGGCTTAACTTGAGgacattttctcttgtcctgttttGGGAGAAAAGACTGACTGTTACAACCTACTTTTGGGTGattgtagagagtgatgaggtcctTCTGACCCCAGGCTtaacaaccccagctccctcagtccTTTCCAGACCCTTCAGCACCTTCATTGCCCTTCTTCGGGCACACACCAGCAtctcaatgtttttcttttagtgaggggcccagaacagCACACAATTCTGTGACcactcaaggtgtggcctcaccagtgctcaGTACAGGGGGACAAGTCATAACTCTGTTCTTGGCCACCTGTGCTGCTTGTGTGCTGCTGTCTGTCAAGCAGCACCCTTAggtccttttctttttttccagctgttcttCTCCCAGCCTGTAATGCTGTGGGGACTTTTTGTGACACAagtgcagagcctggcactTAGCCATATTGAGCCTTGTACTGTTAGCTGTGGCCCTTCAATCCCacctgtccagatccctctgcagagcctaCATATCCTCCAGCAGATGGACACTTTTCCCCAGCTTGTTGTAATCTGCAAACAGACTGAGGATTCACTTCATCCCCTCACATCCCCAGTTTGTTaataaagacattaaacaggactggccccagtACTGAGCCCTGGGAACACAAGTGACTGGCCACAAAGTGGATTTAactccattcaccaccactctctgagCCTGATCATCCAGTCAGTTTTTTATCCAGCAATGCACCTCTtcaagccatgagcagccagtttctccaggagaatgctaTGGGAAATGGTGTCAGAGGCTTTACTGAAGTACAAGTGGACAATACTCACAGCCTTTCTCTCATCCACCAAGCAGTTTACCTTGTCATAGAGGAAAATCAGGTTTGccaagcaggacctgcctctCACAAACATGCCCTGGCTGGGCCTGAACCCCTGGTTTTCTTCCTGCATGTGCTGTGTGATGGCACTCAAGGTGACCCGTTTCATGACCTTCCCAGGCACTGGCAGACCAACAGGCCATCTTGTAAATGGACACTACATTGGCTAACCAGGACATCCCAAATTATCCTGGAATAGTGGTAAAGAGTGGGAAGTGGCTCAGTGGGCAtatctgccagctccctgttTCCTTGGGTGGATCCCGTCTGGCATCATCGACATACAAGTGTCGAAGCAGAGCACAATTTGTagtaaaatattgtttttttaaatctcaaatTTGAATGCACCACGTATTCAGACAGACCTTTGTCTGCCTTTGCCCTAATTTCATACTTTCTTGGAAACATCAGTAAAAACACTGCAGTTCTTGCTGTCCAGTCCAAAGTGCTTTCATTACAAATGCATTAATTGAAGGTTTGGGTTAAAAAGCACAAGAACATGGCAACAAGCAGCATTTACCCTTTAGCTTGTTACCTGCTGGCTTGAGTGATCTACTTAGTCAACACTAAGACATTAGTGAGAATGTAATATTATTATGCAAGAATAATTATATCGATAAACCTTTTAGAGATCTTAACAAACACATGTTCTTTAGTTGATAAATCATTCTTCTACAGGTCACTAGTAGAGGTAGGAAAAGAAACCTGCTTGAATGACAAAAAGTAGAATATACATGTGAACCTTCTGGTTTAGTTCTTAGGTTTTAAGGTCACATAAAAATGGGTGAGCAGAACATAATCTGCTTTCATTTATGTGTAATACAttgttaaatataaaacatatattaaataaagggttttaattttcttgttattaGCTCACAAAGTCTCTTCCACCACGGACTATTGGCTATCCATGGACTCTTGTCTACAGTACTGCAAAGCATGGCATGAGCTTGAAGACCTTGTATCGGACAATGATGGGATTAGATACACCTGTGCTGTTGGTTATTAAAGACAGTGATGGACAGgtaggaaaatatttgtgtggcAGTAGGGAACCcatcaagaaaaatgtttgagtATAGAGGAATAACTGATGCTTCAAGCCATCATGGCAGATAAAATCGTGTACTAAGCAAGTTAAAATTTTGTGTATCAAGCAAATTTTCTCCTTAGAAATGTGTGTTTCACTCTTGAGCAGTCTTCCAACATAATACATGTCTAGGAAATTACCTACTTTAATGATACAAGTTAGCTGTTGTGATGCAAGAATCTGGTAATATCCAATTaatcagtttaattttaatattttattctcttaagGCACAAGAAATACAGTCTCTAAAACTTTCCAATGCTGAAAGGCCTTGCTGAGTTGGAATGTCATTAGCTGTGGCTAGTGCTTCTTGGTATATTCTCTGGCTGCAGCCAACATCTTTCAAGAGCTGTACTACCTTTGTtacattattaatttcttctttgagTCTCTCTAGTtgtgctctgtttttctttgacTGGATTATGAATTTCAGGAAGTGGCTCACATCTCACTAGTTGAATAGCAAACATCCTCCCTTGAATAATCTAGTAACAGGTGAACAGTACAGGCAGTTTGAAACCTCCTGATTCTTTTATTGCAATTTCTATGTTTGTTCGTGGAAGCATGTTACTGCTGTCATGAAAAATTGACAGAATCACTGTAAAATCTCCACCATTCACTTCACTTATCTCTCCCAGTTTGGTAaccacagtttttattttcaggaagcaTGGTCTCATTCAGGAGGTCTGAAAATAGTAAATGAagagtattttttcttgttcaagTTGCAActtgattttttcattttcctaccTCAGGGGtcccttaaaaagaaaaatgccttctAACTCTCTGCTAGTAGGGCAATCTTTCCCAgaagttctttaaaaatatttcttcatttgccTTTTAGTTTTGCAGACAAAAACTATTTAATAGATGTCTCAGCAGATTCATCAATCTCATACTATGGTGACTTCTCTAATTCACTTATTACCTTCTCAAAATAAATTAGTAAGATATACCTGCTTCCTAGTTCTTGATTATCTGTCCCAGAAAAAATACATCCTTCTTCTGATAGGCCTGTCTTGCTACCACTATGTAGTATTGTCTTTTGCTGAAGGAAttcatgtttctttctgtgtatGAGCATCTTGACTGGAATGTTCAAAAAGTGTCACGGTTTCCCTGTCAAAACATGGAGTTCACAGAAatgtcatattttatttatttttttgtgaaacagaCCTTAGTGAATCTCAGCTTACAGCCTTATACCTAGGAATATGTATGAAAGCATGCCTTGGAATTCTGGGTCAGGTAGTCACTGAACTGAGATTTCAAGCATATGCCAAATCTTACCCAGGTTCCACACAAGAGTGGGGGAAATCCATTTCATGTCTATTCAGTGAGCAGCATATGCAGAAGGAGTGGTTCAGATGAATTTTACGTGCTCAGTCCTTCACCAGTGTAGTGGGAGTAGTGTTTTCAGTAGCTCTGTCTCatgttattaatgaaaaatgtctgcatttgacagcaaaaaattaattttcactatCTTTCTGTTCAAAACATATGGAAATTTAGCAGAGTCTTTCTCCTCTTCATGCAAGGATCTACAATCATGAAAAGTAAAGACAATGGTAACCAACTATACTCTTTAATAATTAGTCAgggtaattaattttatttgtgaagctattgatttttttgaaagaggttaatttatttttaatgtcttgtATCTTCCTGGCAGATAGTCTTTTTCAGTTGTGGAAAGCAGTTTTAAAGGACTAAGTACTTCATAGGAGAATGTGTCTAGGAATAGCTCACTATCAGCATGCTAAGATAAATACTGTATATGCCCtccaaaaatgtgttttaagagACCAGGTGGTTATTCATACCTTACACTTCAAGATCACTGCCTGTTTTCTAAGATTCTAGTTCAGAGAAGATGCTAAATGAGATTCAGCCATTTTGAGAAATGACAGAATTATGACCAGATAGTTTCTTGACTTTTGCTGAGCATACCTGCTCAGTCCTCTTCCTATTTGTTGTTCTGCTCACTTTGTCACTTCAGTGTTTATGAAGGATCCTGGAATTGTCGTATCCATGGTtgaggcatttttcttttaaactggaATGAATTTCTTTCCTGGGCTCCTTTGCCTgagatttgtttctttgttgcCCATGTTTATGaagactgctttttttttatgttgatAATAGGTTGAGAAAGGAGCAAGTGTACTTTGTAACTTTTCATAATGTTCCATTACAGGCTGATAAGCCTCACCccactgaatttttattcaaaaaccTTTTCcgattttgcttttttttcatctaatttaataattttatttagatgtatgtttaaaaaaacccaaacaaataaaagaaaaagaaaaaccaacaagCAAAACCAGTGAACTTTTACAAACTTTAATTGTGTAAAAGCTGAGCAATGCCTAGCTGGAATTTGGAATCTAAAGCCACTGAAATTGCCTGCTCCAGTCAATTCTAGGTGATTCTTTAATAAAGGTGTCCATGAAATCCATAGTTGCATCATTACAGTTGTTATGGATTGTTTATGTACTGGTATGTGCTTCAGCTAGTGAGCCCTGACagccatttaaaaagaaattggtACCTGATTCCTGAACATGAGTCCCTAAATAAGTGGTGGTCTAGAAATGGAATTAATGCAATTAACCACCTCAAGGATTCTGTCTAGTTTTATAAAAAGTCATTCTTCAGATTGTATGCACTACAGAAGTGTGAGACATGGAACCTAGGACATGGGAGTTTTGGTAATCCACCCTAACAATTAGCCACAAAAATCAGATCTCTAGCTACAGAACCTTGCACTTGGAtttgctgaacttcatgaggtttaCATAGACCAAGTTCTCAAGTttgtccctctggatggcatcctgtcCTGCTCTTAAAATCTGTCTCTGTTGTAAGTCAGGGTAACCAGTGCTTACCTGGTATTTGGACTGGAATTAATAAATCACATTCAGTTCAGTTTTTATCcattagattttctttttttcttactgtgttCACTTGCTATCGAAGAAGAGTGCTCTTACTTTCTATTGTACCACAAAGCACATCTCAGTGCCCTCAGAACCATGGTAGTACAGTGAAATTCACAGAGCGAATTTTAAATTGCCAGTATTAACAATGTGATTTATCAGTTACTATCATTAGAAATTCTTGGATTCTGTGCAGTTTCTCTGAAGTTTTTCTTGCTCTGATGTATTTTTGCTACAGGTTTTTGGTGCACTAGCATCTGAACCATTTAAAGTGAGCGATGGCTTTTATGGCACTGGGGAGACCTTTATGTTCACCTTTTCTCCAGATTTTGAGGTAAGTAGTAATGACTTTGAATGCTTTTGCTCCCTCCCCAAGTATATGATCTTAAAATACTTAAGGAATAAATCTAActgtaaatctgaaaaatattacaaGTTGGCCCAAAAATGAGTCATCACACtaggtttttttgtgaaatctTTAAGAGTACAGTGAATTGGTAGTGTTTGCATGCTGAAGAACATATTCAACCTAACTGTAATTGTACTAAGGTTTTTCTACTGTTTAAATTCTGCCAGGTGTCTGTCTGAAAATTCACAAACTACATCCTTTTTAGGGGCATATCATCTAATCTAAGTatgttttcttgttatttttcattgtgtAAGAGTTCTGGTGCTCAAGGACAACCTGGTTTGGAATGGTCTTATTTTAATTAGTGTAAAACCTCAGAGAATTTTTGTCTGCAGATGtttcctgaattttctgtgtCAACTTCATTAAACTGGCCTCTAGCCACCCATAGTCTGTCTTTACTGATGGTTGGTTTCCCTTCTGCACAAAGGAAAAGTTCAGATCTTTTTACTTGCTagtctgttttgttgttttggtttttcttttgtaggtTTTTAAATGGACAGGAGACAACATGTTCTTCATTAAAGGGGACATGGACTCTCTTGCTTTTGGTGGAGGAGGGTAAGTTACAATTAGAATCTGTTAGAAATATTTGTCTAGacacctttggaaaaaaaaaaaaattggaatggACTCAACAGTTAACCAGCTGAGAAACTTTAGCATGCCAGGTATATTTAACCTGTGATGCTGACAAAATTTAAACAGGATGTTTGTCTTCCCCATAGTGCGGCATAAGGTTTCAGCCCTGCAAGTTTATGATGCCTTCTATGCTTGACTTGCATATGTGTCTTCCTGTATTCAGAATGGACAAAAGATATGATTGGGGAAGGacataaatgtgaaaattttGTGTAACTAGAAGAGGC
The sequence above is drawn from the Parus major isolate Abel chromosome 2, Parus_major1.1, whole genome shotgun sequence genome and encodes:
- the OXR1 gene encoding oxidation resistance protein 1 isoform X8, giving the protein MSRLWYGKKGRKHQPVNHKCTLVVSVAEYHRRIDALNSEELRTLCRRLQITTREDINSKQATNIKTDLEPEAFRPNLSDPSELLQPEQIEKLTKSLPPRTIGYPWTLVYSTAKHGMSLKTLYRTMMGLDTPVLLVIKDSDGQVFGALASEPFKVSDGFYGTGETFMFTFSPDFEVFKWTGDNMFFIKGDMDSLAFGGGGGEFALWLDGDLYHGRSHSCKTFGNHTLSKREDFTIQDIEIWAFE
- the OXR1 gene encoding oxidation resistance protein 1 isoform X9 codes for the protein MSRLWYGKKGRKHQPVNHKCTLITTREDINSKQATNIKTDLEPEAFRPNLSDPSELLQPEQIEKLTKSLPPRTIGYPWTLVYSTAKHGMSLKTLYRTMMGLDTPVLLVIKDSDGQVFGALASEPFKVSDGFYGTGETFMFTFSPDFEVFKWTGDNMFFIKGDMDSLAFGGGGGEFALWLDGDLYHGRSHSCKTFGNHTLSKREDFTIQDIEIWAFE